From Streptomyces chrestomyceticus JCM 4735, one genomic window encodes:
- a CDS encoding quaternary amine ABC transporter ATP-binding protein has protein sequence MAATAPEAGIPQPREAADNLAAGNPRDPRDVVFSVRNLWKVFGPKAERVPEDDELTGLSAQELRERTGCTAAVRDVSFDVHKGEVFVVMGLSGSGKSTLVRCLTRLIEPTSGGLDMDGEDVRAMDKTKLRELRRRRAAMVFQHFGLLPHRSVIDNVAYGLEIQGVPRAERRERAAEMVEKVGLAGLENRRPGQLSGGQQQRVGLARALAVDPEVLLFDEPFSALDPLIRRDMQEEVVRLHEDEGRTMVFITHDLAEALRIGDRIALMRDGKIVQLGTPEEIVGSPADEYVRDFVQDVPRERVLTVRRAMRPAEDGESETGAALAPDTLVADAIEAVARSGGSARVMDGKRCLGVVDSTCLLNVVARIDAGEVAA, from the coding sequence ATGGCCGCCACCGCCCCCGAAGCCGGTATACCCCAGCCCCGCGAGGCCGCCGACAATCTGGCGGCCGGCAACCCCCGGGACCCCCGGGACGTCGTGTTCTCCGTCCGCAACCTGTGGAAGGTCTTCGGCCCCAAGGCCGAGCGCGTCCCGGAGGACGACGAGCTGACCGGTCTGTCCGCGCAGGAACTGCGTGAGCGGACCGGCTGCACGGCCGCCGTCCGCGACGTCAGCTTCGACGTCCACAAGGGCGAGGTCTTCGTCGTCATGGGCCTGTCGGGCTCCGGCAAGTCCACCCTCGTGCGCTGTCTGACCCGGCTCATCGAGCCGACCAGCGGCGGCCTGGACATGGACGGCGAGGACGTCCGCGCCATGGACAAGACCAAGCTGCGCGAACTGCGCCGCCGCCGCGCCGCGATGGTCTTCCAGCACTTCGGCCTGCTGCCGCACCGCTCGGTCATCGACAACGTCGCGTACGGCCTGGAGATCCAGGGCGTGCCGCGCGCCGAACGCCGGGAACGTGCCGCCGAGATGGTGGAGAAGGTCGGCCTCGCGGGGCTGGAGAACCGCCGCCCCGGACAGTTGTCCGGCGGCCAGCAGCAGCGCGTCGGACTCGCCCGCGCGCTCGCCGTGGACCCCGAAGTCCTGCTGTTCGACGAGCCGTTCAGCGCGCTCGACCCGCTGATCCGGCGGGACATGCAGGAAGAGGTCGTCCGGCTGCACGAGGACGAGGGCCGCACCATGGTCTTCATCACGCACGACCTCGCCGAGGCGCTGCGCATCGGTGACCGGATCGCCCTGATGCGCGACGGGAAAATCGTTCAACTCGGCACGCCCGAGGAGATCGTGGGCTCCCCGGCCGACGAGTACGTCCGCGACTTCGTCCAGGACGTCCCGCGCGAACGGGTGCTGACCGTACGGCGCGCCATGCGCCCGGCCGAGGACGGCGAGTCGGAGACCGGAGCGGCGCTCGCGCCGGACACCCTGGTCGCCGACGCCATCGAGGCCGTCGCCCGCTCCGGCGGCTCGGCCCGCGTGATGGACGGCAAGCGCTGCCTGGGCGTCGTGGACAGCACCTGCCTGCTGAACGTCGTCGCCCGCATTGACGCCGGCGAGGTGGCTGCCTGA